A stretch of the Desulfobacter sp. genome encodes the following:
- the trpD gene encoding anthranilate phosphoribosyltransferase, with the protein MSLADDKAFGALITRLINKENLSRNEAYQAFETILSNQTTPLQQGAFLAALTAKTETAEEVAGAWEAIYELDTVKVDRDLNVAENSGTGMDTFKTFNISTAASIIAAAGKVPMARHGARAITSTCGTVDMAQALGVDVECTAPTVAQSVKTSGLGLFNGMSPQIHPNALGRILSGIFFGSTLNIAASLANPALPAIGVRGVYSREMIMPVAQVMKEIGFQSAIVLYGEISGSSLGMDEASVCGITHCAKITTDPETKKRTIQEFTIDSKALGLFSKTCDPLEPEPVLEHEAKRFAGLMASREEGPRKNAAILNAGLIFWAAGKAPTLEQGIEQAAVLLEKGKAFETLENWVAAQNSDPEKGLSTLHALV; encoded by the coding sequence ATGTCCCTTGCAGATGACAAAGCCTTTGGCGCGTTAATCACCCGCCTTATCAACAAAGAAAACCTGTCCCGAAACGAGGCCTATCAAGCCTTTGAAACCATTCTTTCCAACCAGACCACCCCGCTCCAGCAAGGGGCATTTTTAGCCGCCCTTACCGCCAAGACAGAGACGGCCGAAGAAGTGGCCGGGGCCTGGGAAGCCATCTATGAACTGGATACCGTAAAGGTGGATCGGGATCTTAATGTAGCAGAAAATTCAGGCACGGGCATGGACACCTTTAAAACCTTTAATATCAGCACGGCCGCCTCGATCATTGCAGCAGCAGGCAAGGTGCCCATGGCCCGCCACGGGGCCAGGGCCATCACCTCGACCTGCGGCACCGTGGACATGGCCCAAGCCCTGGGCGTTGATGTGGAATGCACGGCCCCTACCGTTGCCCAGAGCGTAAAAACCTCCGGATTGGGGTTGTTCAACGGCATGAGCCCCCAGATTCATCCCAATGCCCTGGGAAGGATTCTTTCGGGCATTTTTTTCGGTTCCACCCTGAACATTGCCGCCTCCCTGGCCAACCCGGCCCTGCCTGCCATCGGGGTCAGAGGGGTTTATTCAAGGGAGATGATCATGCCGGTGGCCCAGGTCATGAAAGAGATCGGCTTTCAAAGTGCCATTGTGCTCTATGGAGAAATTTCAGGATCCAGCCTGGGTATGGATGAAGCCTCGGTCTGCGGCATCACCCATTGTGCAAAAATCACCACCGACCCTGAGACTAAAAAGAGAACCATCCAAGAATTCACCATTGACTCAAAAGCCCTGGGCCTTTTCTCCAAAACCTGTGACCCGCTCGAGCCCGAGCCTGTACTTGAACATGAGGCAAAACGGTTTGCAGGCCTCATGGCCAGCCGGGAAGAAGGGCCCAGGAAAAATGCAGCCATCCTCAATGCAGGACTGATTTTTTGGGCTGCAGGCAAGGCCCCCACCCTGGAACAGGGCATTGAGCAGGCAGCCGTTCTCCTTGAAAAGGGAAAGGCATTTGAGACCCTGGAAAACTGGGTTGCCGCCCAGAACTCAGACCCTGAAAAAGGCCTTTCAACCCTTCACGCCCTGGTGTAA
- a CDS encoding ISAs1 family transposase, which produces MNEKKSLETFFDNIQDPRHHNKLHNLIDVVIIAICAVVAGADTYEQIENFGKKRKRWLSKFLSLPHGIPSHDTFGRIFERMNPNEFQSSFMHWVQSVAKMTKGQVIAIDGKTLRRSHDTSNDKKAIHMISAWASSNKVVLGQLKTEEKSNEITAIPNLLKLLDISGCIITIDAMGTQKKIAETIINKGCDYVLALKENHKTLHDEAVLFFNKMEEMKNQGYQFNEQTSVDGGHGRVETRRAVITSDIDWFEDKKSWKGLKSIGMIESTREMDGQISHEKRYYISSLDSDPNIFGNAVRRHWGIENSVHWVLDIAFREDESRVRKGNSPENFAAIRHIALNLLRNNKTFKGSVKTKRLNAAMDIKYLEEVMFG; this is translated from the coding sequence ATGAACGAAAAAAAATCTCTTGAAACTTTTTTTGACAATATTCAGGACCCCAGACACCACAATAAGCTTCATAATTTAATTGATGTCGTCATCATCGCAATTTGTGCGGTAGTTGCTGGCGCAGACACTTATGAGCAAATTGAAAACTTTGGCAAAAAGAGAAAAAGGTGGTTGTCAAAATTTCTAAGCCTTCCCCATGGGATACCCTCCCATGACACCTTTGGCAGAATTTTTGAAAGGATGAACCCGAATGAATTTCAGAGCAGTTTTATGCACTGGGTTCAGTCGGTTGCAAAGATGACCAAAGGTCAAGTCATTGCAATCGACGGCAAAACTCTAAGGCGTTCACACGATACCTCCAATGATAAGAAAGCCATTCATATGATCAGTGCGTGGGCTTCGTCTAATAAAGTGGTTTTAGGGCAATTAAAAACCGAAGAAAAATCAAATGAAATTACGGCCATTCCAAATCTTTTAAAACTTTTAGATATCTCGGGCTGCATTATAACCATTGATGCCATGGGCACTCAAAAGAAAATCGCTGAAACCATAATAAACAAAGGGTGTGACTATGTCCTTGCCCTGAAAGAAAATCATAAAACCTTGCATGATGAAGCGGTACTTTTTTTCAATAAAATGGAAGAAATGAAAAATCAGGGGTACCAGTTTAATGAACAGACCAGTGTTGACGGAGGGCACGGTCGAGTCGAAACGCGCAGGGCTGTGATAACCTCTGATATTGATTGGTTTGAAGATAAAAAAAGTTGGAAAGGTTTGAAAAGTATTGGAATGATTGAATCCACCCGGGAAATGGACGGCCAGATCAGTCATGAAAAGCGATATTATATATCGAGCCTGGATAGCGACCCCAATATTTTTGGTAATGCTGTCAGGAGGCATTGGGGAATTGAAAATTCAGTGCATTGGGTATTGGATATTGCGTTCCGTGAAGACGAAAGCAGAGTCAGAAAGGGGAACTCTCCTGAGAATTTTGCAGCGATTCGGCACATTGCATTAAATTTATTACGGAACAATAAGACATTTAAAGGGAGTGTAAAAACCAAAAGGTTGAATGCTGCTATGGATATCAAATATCTGGAGGAAGTTATGTTTGGATGA
- a CDS encoding rhomboid family intramembrane serine protease produces MKIKYNAPVILTYAFAAIICLVLPLGHTMGIRLSSPAHLEFSNPVFYFRLVSHVFAHAGWSHLMGNLMIILLVGPLLEEKYRYLKLFEMMVVTAATTALINAALFSTSLMGGSGLVFMMILLSSFSNFRAKEIPLTFILVGVIFIGSEIFSILKIDQISQFSHLAGGFMGAVYGFFRGGRT; encoded by the coding sequence ATGAAAATCAAATACAATGCCCCTGTGATTCTGACCTATGCCTTTGCAGCCATAATCTGCCTTGTTCTGCCCCTTGGCCATACCATGGGGATCAGGTTGTCATCCCCGGCTCACCTTGAATTCTCAAACCCTGTATTCTATTTTCGCCTGGTCTCCCATGTATTTGCCCATGCCGGCTGGTCCCACCTCATGGGCAACCTTATGATCATTCTTTTGGTCGGTCCCCTGTTAGAGGAAAAATACCGGTATTTAAAACTCTTTGAAATGATGGTGGTGACGGCGGCAACAACCGCCCTGATCAATGCGGCTCTTTTTTCCACCTCATTGATGGGAGGCAGCGGCCTGGTGTTCATGATGATCCTTTTAAGCTCTTTTTCCAATTTCAGGGCCAAAGAAATCCCTTTGACCTTTATCCTGGTGGGTGTAATTTTCATTGGATCCGAAATCTTTTCCATCCTCAAGATAGACCAGATTTCCCAGTTCAGTCACCTGGCCGGAGGCTTCATGGGTGCGGTTTACGGATTTTTCAGAGGCGGCAGAACCTAA
- the gpt gene encoding xanthine phosphoribosyltransferase, whose amino-acid sequence MGKEEDRYKRSYPISWDQLHRDAKALSWRLHDRDRKWKGIVAVTRGGLVPAAIIARELSIHLIDTICITSYDWQNQGEATILKPMEGDGKDLLIIDDLVDTGSTAKLVREMLPKAYFATVYAKPAGKPLVDAHVTEVSQDTWILFPWDSESRFVEPIAGQ is encoded by the coding sequence ATGGGAAAAGAAGAAGACCGTTACAAAAGGAGTTATCCCATTTCCTGGGACCAGCTTCACAGGGATGCCAAGGCCTTGTCCTGGCGTCTTCATGACAGGGATCGAAAATGGAAGGGGATCGTGGCCGTGACCCGGGGGGGGCTTGTGCCTGCCGCCATCATTGCCCGGGAGCTTTCTATTCATCTTATCGATACCATATGCATTACCAGTTATGACTGGCAGAACCAGGGAGAAGCCACCATTTTAAAGCCCATGGAAGGGGATGGAAAAGACCTGCTCATCATTGACGATTTGGTGGACACAGGTTCTACGGCAAAACTGGTCAGGGAGATGCTGCCCAAGGCCTATTTTGCCACGGTATATGCCAAACCCGCGGGAAAACCTCTGGTGGATGCCCATGTAACCGAAGTGAGCCAGGATACCTGGATTCTTTTTCCCTGGGATTCGGAGTCAAGATTTGTTGAGCCCATTGCCGGGCAATAA
- a CDS encoding IS4 family transposase: protein MTHISVPKKQLRSLNFDNFRCPLIKSLSKAPELQSRGDRPLKMTFEDQINALVYFHLQEHKSARHLIQDLKENVFAKENIAPDGGISRSSFCEAINHRGLEQLQFIFEDLYKQALECHPGEHAELGELVSIDGSLINAVLSMHWANYRKGSKKAKVHCGFDINHGIPNKIFLTEGNGAERTFVPKILSKGQTGVMDRGYQSHKEFDLLQEQGKHFVCRIKTRTTRTIIDNHETPSDSYIFYDALVKLGTPNQNQTKRPVRVVGYKIAGVKYYVATDRHDLTAEQIATIYKLRWTIEDFFKWWKEHLKVYHLIARSEYGLMVQILGGLITYLLLAIHCQKQFNEKVTIKRVRQLRTAILNDLFGCEEQGSHSSNRDNIVKDQKIIEQAKT, encoded by the coding sequence ATGACGCACATCTCAGTCCCTAAAAAACAACTACGGTCCCTGAACTTTGACAATTTCAGGTGCCCTCTGATAAAGTCACTTTCAAAAGCACCGGAATTACAATCTCGAGGAGACCGCCCTTTAAAAATGACATTCGAAGACCAGATAAATGCTTTGGTTTATTTCCATCTTCAGGAGCACAAGTCTGCCCGACATTTAATTCAGGATCTCAAGGAGAATGTTTTTGCTAAAGAAAATATTGCGCCAGACGGTGGTATCAGCCGTAGTAGTTTCTGTGAAGCCATCAATCACAGGGGACTCGAACAACTGCAATTTATCTTTGAGGATCTTTATAAACAGGCTCTTGAGTGTCATCCGGGTGAACACGCCGAGTTAGGAGAGTTGGTTTCCATTGACGGTAGTCTCATAAATGCAGTCCTTTCAATGCACTGGGCGAACTACAGAAAAGGAAGTAAAAAAGCCAAAGTACATTGCGGATTTGACATTAATCACGGAATCCCAAACAAAATCTTTTTGACTGAAGGCAACGGCGCTGAACGCACTTTTGTTCCCAAAATACTTTCCAAGGGGCAAACAGGTGTTATGGATCGTGGATATCAATCCCATAAAGAATTTGACCTGCTTCAGGAGCAAGGCAAACATTTTGTCTGCCGTATAAAAACCAGGACAACAAGAACAATTATTGATAACCACGAGACCCCTTCCGACAGCTACATTTTTTATGATGCACTGGTTAAACTTGGTACTCCGAATCAAAACCAGACGAAAAGGCCTGTTCGGGTTGTTGGCTATAAAATTGCTGGCGTCAAATACTATGTGGCAACTGACAGGCATGATTTAACAGCGGAACAAATAGCAACAATTTATAAACTCCGGTGGACCATTGAGGATTTTTTCAAATGGTGGAAAGAACATCTGAAGGTATATCATCTCATTGCCCGCAGTGAATACGGCCTTATGGTTCAGATTCTTGGCGGCCTTATCACTTACCTGTTACTGGCAATCCATTGCCAAAAACAGTTTAATGAAAAGGTCACGATCAAAAGAGTTCGGCAGCTGCGAACCGCCATTCTAAATGACCTGTTTGGCTGCGAGGAGCAGGGCTCTCATAGTTCAAACAGGGACAATATTGTCAAAGATCAAAAAATTATTGAGCAAGCAAAAACCTAA
- a CDS encoding HD domain-containing protein, which yields MTENELKILEHRFYDYTSPFINRAFDPYLYKLKQAHSLRVCENIAMLAASLNLGRPETRLARAAALVHDLGRFYQFETYVTFSDALSKSHGALGAGVMVKQEILAGICRHEKQLILRAVALHNLARLPKGLEKDLNLLVRLLRDADKIDIFKVIKAYYLSCETQAFLTHDLEDDGKVSQVLVTQLLNGRAIDYDQVATLNDMKLFQVGMVYDLNFPRSLSAVLAQGAVSAILGTLPPSSMITDLEHRLNSWITNAAAGQAHIAE from the coding sequence ATGACTGAAAATGAGTTAAAAATTCTTGAACATAGGTTTTATGATTATACCTCGCCTTTTATCAACAGGGCTTTTGATCCCTATCTCTATAAGCTGAAACAAGCACACAGTCTCAGGGTCTGTGAAAATATTGCCATGCTGGCAGCATCCCTTAATCTCGGCAGGCCTGAGACCCGTCTTGCCCGGGCCGCAGCACTTGTTCATGACCTGGGACGGTTTTATCAGTTTGAAACCTATGTTACTTTTTCCGATGCCTTGTCCAAGAGTCACGGGGCGCTGGGTGCCGGGGTTATGGTGAAACAAGAGATTCTTGCGGGAATTTGCCGGCATGAAAAGCAATTGATTTTAAGGGCGGTGGCCCTGCACAATCTTGCCCGCCTTCCCAAGGGACTTGAAAAAGACCTGAACCTGCTTGTAAGACTGCTTCGGGATGCCGATAAAATAGATATTTTCAAGGTCATAAAAGCCTATTACCTCAGCTGTGAGACCCAGGCGTTTCTCACCCACGACCTGGAAGATGACGGTAAAGTATCCCAAGTTCTTGTGACCCAGCTTTTAAATGGCCGGGCCATTGATTATGATCAGGTGGCCACCCTCAATGACATGAAATTGTTCCAGGTCGGCATGGTGTATGATTTGAATTTTCCCCGGTCCCTGTCCGCCGTCCTGGCTCAAGGGGCGGTTTCCGCCATTTTAGGGACCCTGCCCCCATCTTCAATGATCACAGATCTTGAACATCGTTTAAATTCCTGGATCACAAACGCTGCTGCCGGTCAGGCCCATATTGCAGAATAA
- a CDS encoding argininosuccinate synthase: MTKEKVVLAYSGGLDTSVILKWLLEQGYEVFAYMANIGQQEDFETAEKKALQIGASKVFIEDMRKEFVTDYIFPVYKANTVYEGRYLLGTAIARPIIAKRQIEIANEVGAQYVSHGATGKGNDQVRFELSYYALNPQIKVIAPWKNTDFLNAFKGRTDLLDYAEKHNIPTKQTASKPYSEDDNLLHISHEAGILEDPGAICEESIYSHTISPENAPDTPTRIILEFKDGIPVRVENLEDGTQKTDALELFEYLNQLGRENGIGRLDMVENRFVGIKSRGVYETPGGAILHQAHMDIEGIAMDREVMRLRDMLAAKLGELVYNGFWFSPEMEFLMAAMDKSQEVIDGEVTLKLYKGVAYPIARTSPSSLYNQDLSSMDIEGGYNQEDAEGFIRINAIRLMAHRNIVEKK, encoded by the coding sequence ATGACAAAGGAAAAAGTGGTCCTGGCCTATTCCGGCGGACTGGATACATCGGTCATCCTCAAATGGTTGCTTGAACAAGGATATGAGGTGTTTGCATATATGGCCAATATCGGTCAGCAGGAAGACTTTGAAACCGCCGAAAAAAAAGCATTGCAGATCGGGGCTTCAAAGGTGTTTATCGAAGATATGAGAAAAGAATTTGTCACCGATTATATCTTTCCGGTATACAAGGCCAACACAGTGTACGAAGGCCGGTATCTTTTGGGCACAGCCATTGCCCGCCCCATCATTGCCAAAAGACAGATTGAAATCGCCAATGAGGTGGGTGCCCAATATGTCTCCCACGGCGCTACAGGCAAGGGCAACGACCAGGTCAGGTTTGAACTTTCCTATTATGCCCTCAACCCCCAGATCAAGGTAATTGCCCCATGGAAAAACACGGACTTTCTCAATGCGTTCAAGGGACGGACCGATCTTTTAGACTATGCTGAAAAACACAATATCCCCACCAAGCAGACCGCATCCAAACCCTATAGCGAGGATGACAACCTGCTGCACATCTCCCATGAGGCCGGTATTTTAGAGGATCCGGGCGCCATTTGTGAAGAGAGCATTTATTCGCACACCATCTCTCCTGAAAATGCCCCGGACACCCCCACAAGAATCATCCTTGAATTCAAGGATGGTATTCCGGTACGGGTAGAAAACCTTGAAGACGGGACTCAAAAAACCGATGCCTTGGAGCTCTTTGAATACCTGAACCAGCTGGGCCGCGAAAACGGTATCGGCCGCCTGGACATGGTGGAAAACAGATTTGTGGGCATCAAATCCCGGGGGGTCTATGAAACTCCGGGAGGCGCCATTCTCCACCAGGCCCATATGGATATTGAAGGCATTGCCATGGACCGGGAGGTGATGCGGCTGCGGGACATGCTGGCCGCCAAGCTTGGTGAACTGGTATATAACGGATTCTGGTTCAGCCCTGAAATGGAATTTCTCATGGCCGCCATGGACAAAAGCCAGGAAGTCATTGACGGGGAAGTCACCCTGAAATTGTACAAGGGGGTTGCCTATCCCATTGCCAGAACCTCCCCCTCATCCCTGTACAACCAGGATCTTTCGTCCATGGACATTGAAGGGGGATATAATCAGGAAGATGCCGAAGGGTTTATCCGGATCAATGCCATCCGCCTCATGGCCCACAGAAATATCGTCGAAAAAAAATAA
- a CDS encoding DHH family phosphoesterase: MSTPTLTQYLAQSRTKTDHKAIDLVVMGNEACDLDSMVSSIVLAYTMAAKQQNGCCIPLLPIKRGDFRLRPEAVDLFKLAKIDLQPLVFLDDIEPDGFMARTKNIILVDHNQLSRAFESHGPKISMILDHHKDQGLYPQAKKTIQAVGSCATLVGERLIKKHPELVAPCPGLLLLGAILLDTVNLDPKAGRVTPKDKAMAAALAKFSPSGLTPFFNHLQSTRFSTKDLSSFDLLKRDYKAYGFKDFRWGIGSALVCLEAWEKRENNLGLAFESYARSKNLDLLGCMIAYKAQGFHRQMVLYAKNGAVHDGVVRFLEKKLDFEPYTLKHKIGGLNGKISFYAQKNLEISRKKLAPILETYFKLIIRPKSGE, encoded by the coding sequence ATGTCAACCCCGACACTAACCCAATACCTGGCCCAATCCAGGACAAAGACAGATCACAAAGCGATTGACCTTGTGGTCATGGGCAATGAGGCCTGCGATCTGGATTCCATGGTATCGTCAATTGTCCTGGCGTATACCATGGCAGCCAAACAACAAAATGGCTGCTGTATTCCCCTGCTCCCCATAAAAAGAGGGGATTTCAGGCTCAGGCCAGAAGCGGTCGATCTGTTTAAGCTTGCAAAAATCGATCTCCAGCCCCTTGTTTTTCTGGATGATATAGAGCCGGATGGTTTCATGGCCCGGACAAAAAATATAATTCTGGTGGATCACAATCAATTGTCCAGGGCATTTGAATCCCATGGACCTAAGATTTCCATGATCCTCGATCACCACAAGGACCAGGGGCTTTATCCCCAGGCAAAAAAAACAATCCAGGCGGTGGGATCCTGTGCCACCCTGGTGGGAGAACGCCTGATTAAAAAACACCCGGAACTGGTTGCCCCCTGCCCGGGCCTCCTGCTTTTAGGCGCCATTCTTCTGGACACGGTCAACCTGGATCCAAAAGCCGGCCGCGTGACCCCAAAAGATAAAGCCATGGCTGCAGCTCTGGCCAAGTTTAGTCCCTCCGGACTGACTCCGTTTTTTAACCATCTTCAAAGCACCAGGTTCAGCACGAAAGATCTATCCTCTTTTGACCTTCTGAAACGGGATTACAAGGCGTATGGTTTCAAAGACTTCAGATGGGGCATTGGATCGGCCCTGGTCTGCCTGGAGGCGTGGGAAAAACGAGAAAACAACCTGGGCCTGGCGTTTGAGTCCTATGCCAGATCCAAAAACCTGGACCTTCTGGGATGCATGATTGCATATAAAGCCCAGGGATTTCACCGGCAAATGGTTTTATATGCCAAAAACGGGGCCGTCCATGACGGGGTGGTCAGGTTCCTGGAAAAAAAACTGGATTTTGAACCCTACACCTTAAAACATAAAATTGGGGGGCTGAACGGTAAAATCTCTTTTTACGCCCAAAAAAACCTGGAGATCTCCAGAAAAAAGCTGGCCCCCATCCTGGAAACCTATTTTAAGCTTATAATCCGCCCAAAATCGGGGGAATAA
- a CDS encoding PAS domain S-box protein translates to MNITLNLDELYQQIHSLLGAIFDVTNFFIAIVNETEKTLHFPYFVDQTDDASYKVVDFDPEKSLTGLVVSQRQPLLLKSGMLKKISEKDGVRGPVPEIWMGVPIMIKDKVIGVVTVQSYTDPNLYTGQDLRVLASISHQIAISIDRKRAEDELRESEKRYRHLFDHAPAGMFEIDFRIPAFVKVNSLFCEYTGFSELELLSMNPLVLLTQQSRKEFMKIYERVLGGGKAATNVEYEIITPNKEKICVVLNSDYIYENGRMTGARVVVHDITERKRMEHMIIQSEKMMSVGGLAAGMAHEINNPLAGMMQNAQVIYNRLTNKALPANEKTARKLGTSMDIISAFMEKRGVLNQLENINKAGGRAAKIVENMLSFAKLGKSIKKEAKIDTIIEQTLELIQNDYDLKKEYDFKDIEILRDYHPGTPAVFCEKSKIQQVLFNILKNAFQEMNRKLSDVSPKITIGLRPGVNSIVLEIEDNGPGMDARTQKRIFEPFFTTKEVSKGTGLGLSVSYFIVVEDHKGKMEVESFPGKGTRFIIRLPINPMAV, encoded by the coding sequence GTGAATATTACCCTGAATTTAGACGAGTTGTACCAACAGATTCATTCGTTGCTCGGTGCGATTTTTGATGTTACCAATTTCTTTATTGCCATTGTCAATGAGACGGAAAAGACCTTGCATTTTCCGTATTTCGTAGACCAGACGGATGACGCATCCTATAAGGTTGTGGATTTTGATCCCGAAAAATCATTGACCGGCTTGGTGGTGTCCCAAAGACAACCCTTGCTGCTCAAGTCTGGAATGCTAAAAAAAATATCAGAAAAAGATGGTGTCAGGGGACCGGTGCCTGAAATCTGGATGGGAGTGCCGATCATGATCAAGGATAAAGTCATTGGTGTGGTTACCGTTCAAAGCTATACAGATCCCAATTTATACACTGGGCAGGATTTAAGGGTTTTGGCATCCATTTCCCATCAAATTGCCATATCCATTGACCGCAAGCGTGCAGAGGATGAACTGCGGGAGAGTGAAAAACGGTATCGCCATCTCTTTGACCATGCCCCGGCAGGCATGTTTGAGATTGACTTTAGAATTCCCGCATTTGTTAAGGTGAACTCTCTTTTTTGTGAGTATACCGGTTTTTCCGAACTTGAACTGCTCTCCATGAACCCTTTGGTGCTTTTAACCCAACAAAGCCGAAAAGAATTTATGAAAATATATGAGCGCGTTCTTGGGGGCGGAAAAGCTGCTACAAATGTTGAATATGAAATCATCACCCCAAATAAGGAAAAAATTTGTGTGGTTCTCAACTCGGATTATATCTATGAAAATGGCCGGATGACAGGGGCAAGGGTGGTTGTCCATGATATTACCGAGCGTAAAAGAATGGAGCATATGATCATCCAGTCCGAAAAAATGATGTCCGTGGGCGGGCTTGCGGCAGGTATGGCCCATGAGATCAATAATCCTCTGGCCGGGATGATGCAAAATGCCCAGGTGATTTACAATAGGCTCACCAACAAGGCCTTGCCGGCAAATGAGAAAACGGCCCGTAAATTGGGCACTTCAATGGATATCATCAGCGCTTTTATGGAAAAACGAGGGGTGCTGAATCAATTGGAAAACATTAACAAAGCCGGCGGTCGTGCCGCTAAAATAGTTGAAAATATGTTGAGTTTTGCCAAGCTGGGAAAATCCATTAAAAAAGAAGCAAAAATAGATACCATCATTGAGCAGACCCTGGAACTGATCCAAAATGATTATGACCTTAAAAAAGAGTATGATTTTAAAGATATTGAAATCCTCAGGGATTATCATCCAGGTACCCCGGCGGTATTCTGCGAGAAAAGCAAAATCCAGCAGGTGTTGTTCAATATTTTAAAAAATGCTTTCCAGGAAATGAATCGAAAATTAAGTGATGTCTCCCCTAAAATCACGATTGGCCTCAGGCCGGGGGTAAATTCAATTGTTCTTGAAATTGAGGACAATGGCCCCGGGATGGATGCCCGGACCCAAAAGCGGATTTTTGAACCCTTTTTTACCACCAAGGAGGTGAGCAAGGGAACAGGATTGGGCCTTTCGGTTTCCTATTTTATTGTTGTAGAGGATCATAAAGGGAAAATGGAGGTTGAGTCATTTCCCGGAAAGGGTACCCGGTTTATCATAAGACTTCCCATTAACCCCATGGCGGTCTGA
- a CDS encoding PAS domain S-box protein, whose protein sequence is MKKSEQLLSFYLQNTPVGAIYWSRELKVIEWNTAAERIFGYTRKEAMGRHMSEFILPRKEKKLVPHCFQDLVAGRAGGKWENGNVTQAGRLILCDWYNTVLKNESGRTIGVASLVNDITDRKHSEAVVSG, encoded by the coding sequence TTGAAAAAAAGTGAACAGCTTCTTTCCTTTTACCTTCAAAATACCCCGGTGGGAGCCATCTACTGGAGCCGGGAATTAAAGGTCATTGAATGGAATACTGCGGCTGAGCGTATATTCGGATATACTCGAAAAGAGGCCATGGGCAGACATATGTCAGAATTCATTCTGCCTCGGAAAGAAAAAAAACTGGTCCCGCATTGTTTCCAGGACCTTGTTGCAGGCAGGGCCGGGGGAAAATGGGAAAACGGAAATGTGACCCAGGCCGGCCGGCTAATTTTGTGCGATTGGTATAATACGGTCCTTAAAAATGAGAGCGGCCGGACCATTGGTGTGGCCTCTCTGGTAAATGATATAACGGACAGGAAACATTCAGAAGCAGTAGTGTCCGGTTAG
- a CDS encoding arginine repressor, which produces MTIASELHLLFSQGVTGNQAQLVQALKERGITTTQSSVSRALKKINAIKGQDGSGSTVWALAKTELKDIGFFDSLVKSIAHNTHLIVIHTRPGTANTVAKFIDDHDFDLVLGSVAGDDTIIVVPTLEEKIPETINEITAYMKQIGIFLE; this is translated from the coding sequence ATGACCATAGCTTCAGAACTCCATTTATTGTTTTCCCAGGGAGTGACCGGCAACCAGGCCCAGCTGGTTCAGGCACTCAAGGAAAGGGGCATTACCACCACCCAGTCATCGGTTTCCAGGGCCCTTAAAAAAATTAATGCCATCAAGGGCCAGGACGGTTCCGGCAGTACGGTCTGGGCCCTGGCCAAAACCGAACTCAAAGACATTGGTTTTTTTGATTCCCTGGTCAAATCCATTGCCCACAATACCCATTTGATTGTTATTCACACCCGGCCCGGCACAGCCAATACCGTGGCTAAATTCATTGATGACCATGATTTTGACCTGGTTCTCGGATCTGTGGCCGGAGATGATACCATTATTGTTGTGCCCACCCTTGAAGAAAAGATTCCTGAAACCATCAATGAGATCACAGCCTATATGAAACAGATCGGCATTTTTTTGGAATAG